DNA from Pontibacter deserti:
AATCCTTTAGAAAATAACAGACCTTTGATAGCGCTCTATACTTACCGCCAGAAAAACGAAGCGCTTATACCGGAAGTACTGAACCTGCTGCAGGAAAATGAATCAGAATTAGGATACGTGCAGAATATGTTGCAGAACAGCCTGCGCGACGATAAAGCCCTGGATGCACTGGAGAAAGAACTGATAATGCGGGTGCAACAGTACCCGGATAAATTATCCTATAACGAGCTACTGATATGGCTTTACGTGCAGCGGCTTGATTTTTATGGTGCTTTAATGCAGGCCCGGGCCGTGGATAAGCGTACCCGTAGCGGTGGAGCCAGAGTAATGGAGCTGGGTAACATCAGCGCCAGGAACAAAGACTATAAAAGTGCCATCGAAGCCTTTGAATATATAGTTAAGGAGTACCCGGACGGGCCTTACTACCTGGTGGCAAGGCAACGGCTGATAAATGCCCGCGAAGAACAGGTACAGAATACATTTCCGGTTGATAAGGAGAAGATACGTGCCTTGACCGCTGATTATGATGCATTACTTACAGAAGTAGGCCGTAGCGCTGCCACTGTTGAAGTATTGCAACATATGGCTAACCTGTATGCTTTTTACCTCGATGATAAAGCCAAAGCTATTGAACTGTTGCAGGAAGCTATTGCTATGCCTCGTGCCAATGCCAACCTGGTAGCAGAAAGCAAACTTACGCTGGGAGATATCTATCTGCTAAAAGGGGAGCCTTGGGAAGCAACTTTACTTTACTCGCAGGTCGAGAAATCGCATAAGGATACACCAATCGGGTATGATGCAAAGCTGCGGAATGCACGGTTAAGTTATTTTAAAGGTGATTTTGAGCTGGCACAGGCACACCTAGATATCTTAAAGTTAGCAACAAGCCGTGAAATAGCGAACGATGCCATGGACCTGAGCCTACTGATTACGGATAATACCGGTTTGGATACATCAACTACGGCTATGGAAGAATATGCAGCTATAGAGTTGCTCGTGTTCCAGAACAAACTGCAGCAGGCACTTACAAGCTTAGATGGTATGCTGAAAAAATATCCCGGCCATAGTTTAACGGATGAAATATATTTCCAGAAAGCTGGTATACAGGAGCGCATAGGCAATTTTACAGAAGCAGTGGCTAGTTTGCAGCATATTGTTGGTAATCCACAATATGATATTCTCAGCGATGATGCCCTGTTTAAGATGGCCTACATTTACGAAGAGAACCTGAAAGACACGGGTAAAGCGCAGCAACTATACAACGACCTGCTCGCCAAACACCAAGGCAGTATTTATGTTGCCGAGGCCCGTAAACGCTTCCGGAAGTTACGGGGTGATACAGTAAATTAAAGTATAGTAGAGGTTAATTGATAGTTTGCACCTTACCTTAAAAGATAAGATAAGAGCATCTTTAGACTTCGTAGCGTGCGCAGTTCCTGTAATATAATTTTATAGATACAGGTATAGAAAGAATAAGTCACGACTGCCCCAATGAAATGGTATTGCTGAAAAACAAAGAACCTATACGTCTCTATCTACCTATAAACTTAACTACCGAAAGATGGGCCTCTCTGTCATGAGGGCACCAAAGCTGGAAATGAATCGATGAGTAAGTATAGCTCCCAGGATGAAGAGTGACTGTGAAAGTATAGCTTGGGTTGAGCAAGTATAGCCTTAACTATAGGACACATAAAATCTTTCGGCTGCGCTCGGGATGACAGATAAAACTACAGATTAACTAAAGAAAATGAACAGGATAAGTATAAAGAGGAGAAAGAACCCATACATGATCAGGTCTAGGGAGTAATCTTTATACTTATTAAAAATATCTCTGAATCGTTTCACTGTTGTTGCTGTTGTACTAATACAAAATTACAGATTTTCGGGCGAAGATGGCTATAGCGCCTGCCAGGTGAAACTTAAAACCTGTTTTAATTAGTTACCTTTGCGCCTGAACTGATAGTAAGGTCAAGAGCATTATGGAGAAAAGGTGGGTATACAAGCAGCAAGTATCTGAGGAGATAACAAATAACCTGGCAGAAAGCCTGAAGGTAAGCCCTACCATTGCAGGTATACTTTGCCAGCGCGGTATCTGTACTTTCGAAGAAGCCAAAGCTTTTTTCCGTCCTTTGCTATCAGATCTGCATGACCCTTTCCTGATGAAGGACATGCACTTGGCTGTAAACCGCTTAACAGAAGCCCTTCATCGTTCCGAAAAAATATTGGTTTATGGCGATTATGACGTAGATGGTACCACCTCGGTAGCGCTTATGTATGGTTTTCTGCGTCATTACACCCACCAGATCGAGTTTTACATCCCGGACAGGTATAAAGAAGGCTATGGTGTGTCTACGGCAGGTATAGAATATGCTGCAGAAAACGGCTTCGGACTGATCATCAGCCTGGACTGTGGCATTAAGTCTGCAGATAAGGTAGCTTATGCGGCTAGCTTAGGTATAGATTTCATTATCTGCGACCACCACTTACCAGACGCAGACATACCACAGGCAGTTGCTGTACTGGATCCTAAGCAAATAGATTGCCTGTATCCTTATAAAGACTTATCAGGTTGCGGAGTTGGCTTTAAACTGTTGCAGGCGTTTTGCCTGCAAAATGGGGTAGAGCTGGAGGAGCTGTTTAACTTCTTGGACCTTGTGGTGGTAAGTATAGCTGCCGATATAGTCCCGATAACAGGTGAGAACAGGATATTAGCTTACTATGGGTTGCGCCTGCTAAATGGTCCGCGACCCATGCGCC
Protein-coding regions in this window:
- a CDS encoding tetratricopeptide repeat protein, whose translation is MALFKKTYLLLALCFILVATIAQGQTQDLELAREYFSKGDYQKAGALYEKLIENRRLFSLAYPDYLKTLLALRNYKEAEKLVKRTIKQNPGNYNYEVDLGIVYQAAGDKSAAEKHFNKIISQMNQETTIAVASAFIQNEQYDYAEKAYLRGRELSKNPLENNRPLIALYTYRQKNEALIPEVLNLLQENESELGYVQNMLQNSLRDDKALDALEKELIMRVQQYPDKLSYNELLIWLYVQRLDFYGALMQARAVDKRTRSGGARVMELGNISARNKDYKSAIEAFEYIVKEYPDGPYYLVARQRLINAREEQVQNTFPVDKEKIRALTADYDALLTEVGRSAATVEVLQHMANLYAFYLDDKAKAIELLQEAIAMPRANANLVAESKLTLGDIYLLKGEPWEATLLYSQVEKSHKDTPIGYDAKLRNARLSYFKGDFELAQAHLDILKLATSREIANDAMDLSLLITDNTGLDTSTTAMEEYAAIELLVFQNKLQQALTSLDGMLKKYPGHSLTDEIYFQKAGIQERIGNFTEAVASLQHIVGNPQYDILSDDALFKMAYIYEENLKDTGKAQQLYNDLLAKHQGSIYVAEARKRFRKLRGDTVN